One Neoarius graeffei isolate fNeoGra1 chromosome 9, fNeoGra1.pri, whole genome shotgun sequence genomic window, tgagtccgagaacaagactccatccgcaccatttgacggtgactgttgctgcctttatgtgaaagcatctctgctactgtgttggactaacgttgctgcttgactgccccattttagttaataagctacagataaaaagctcgttcatcactcagcaagccccacccactatcaacagggcaaataacatgagagagggttaacactagctagttcatcgctcagcaagcaagccccgcccactatcaacagagcaatgaacatagcgtgtccctTCCTTctgtgggtggagtcttaccaaatgacgattgaagtttgaggttgtccccgtcgtctcctcgatagttcttctacatgtggaacacacagcagtgcattccccccccccactgcatgaaaagtctgtataagcaaagcggacaatcctagcggcgttctctccaggcattttagagccattaatgttagtttcttcctgaacatgacgtatgaacaggtgaatgtgcattctcttgcacaaaattggtataaaaattaatgtagatataaatatcttatgccaaattattatggcatgttacaaaaataaagaaaaaatcagagtcctcgtctccaatttacgagtctgaatgcagttaatgcacgagtccaagtcaagtcacgagtctttaaaattagggcaataGTCGGATtcaagtcagagtcctggacttgagtactacaagcctgcagacAAGGTTACTTGTCACTGGAGTTTTTGTACCTCAGGGTCGAAAACGGTTTTCAAACTCAACCAAGATCATTGAATTCTTGGTCCAAATAGACCCAGATTGAAAAACATGAGCGTTATTTCATACTTATGCCACATAGAGCTACAGTTGGCTGGGTATGGAGAGCAAGTTACTAGGTTGAGccatagttgttgtttttttttttttttttttctgattaacTCAAGCTTGGTCCCCATGACAAACCCTCATGGCAAACAACACTGACACCTCTTGCATAAGGTATCccttttgtattgttaaaaatttgCACCAACAATTTATGTAATCAACTTTGTTGAAGGTACTCAATATGTTGCGTgtctattggttttcagtggtcaAATCCagacagtgcaatgcataaagatGAACCTCTATATGTTTCCCCTCTTTCCTTTCTGTCACAGGAAAGTCAACATCAAAAACATACTTTGATACAGAAACACTTATCCAACACAAGTCCTACCCAGAAGTCACCAAGGAGGCTGTAATGCCTGCCGCTGCTGCTGCAGGAACCGTGTCTGCAACTGCTGCAGCCATTCGTAAGCAAGCTGCAGCAGCCCCAACTGCTGAAGCCATTACTGCCCCTTCACCAAGTGAAACTTCACCTGTTGCTGAGGTCTGTCCAGCTGCAGTGGAAACTACACCAATCACTGAAGTTGCTTCTGCTCAAGCTGCTGTAGAAGCTGCAGCACCTATTGCAGAGGTCACAGCCAAAGATACACCTGTCGCTGAAGCTGCAACAGAAGTTGCTTCCCCTGTTACTGAAGCTCTGGGTGAAACTGCAGCTGCAGCAGGAACTTCAAGTGCTGAAACATCTGCCGCACCTACTGCTGAAGCTGCTGCCCTTGTAACTGAAACTGCACCTGAAACCCTGGCTTCTGCTTCCACAACTGAAGCCATACCCATTGCAGAAGCTTCCCCAGAAGCAGTTTGCCCTGTTACTGAAGCTGTAGTTATCTCAGAAGCTGCAGTTAATGCACCCCCTACAGAAGCTACCTCAGAAGTTACAGCTGAAACAACCACCACTGCAGATGCCTCGGCGGCTGCTGTTGAAGCAGCCCCCAAAAATGTTGCCTCAGAAATTACAGCTGAAGCAGCACCCACAGAAATTTCTCCTGAATTTATGACACAAGTGACCCCTAAAGAAGTTTTCCCAGAAGTTACAACTGAAGCAGCCCCCACAGACGTTGCCCAAGAAATTGCAACTGAAGCAGCCCCCACAGACGTTGCCCAAGAAATTGCAGCTGAAGCAGCCCCCACAGACGTTGCCCAAGAAATTGCAGCTGAAGCAGCCCCCACAGACGTTGCCCAAGAAATTGCAGCTGAAGCAGCCCCCACAGACGTTGCCCAAGAAATTGCAGCTGAAGCAGCCCCCACAGACGTTGCCCAAGAAATTGCAGCTGAAGCAGCCCCCACAGACGTTGCCCAAGAAATTGCAGCTGAAGCAGCCCCCACAGACGTTGCCCAAGAAATTGCAGCTGAAGCAGCCCCCACAGACGTTGCCCAAGAAATTGCAGCTGAAGCATTCCCCACAGACGTTGCCCAAGAAATTGCAGCTGAAGCAGCCCCCACAGACGTTGCCCAAGAAATTGCAGCTGAAGCAGCCCCCACAGACATTGCCCCAAAGGTTACAGTTGAAGCAGCCCCCACAGACGTTGCCCCAAAGGTTACAGTTGAAGCAGCCCCCACAGAAGCTGCCCCAGAGGTTACAGTTGAAGCAGCCCCCACAGAAGCTGCCCCAGAAGTTACAGCTCAAGCAGGCCCCACAGATCTTGTCCCAGAGGTTACAATTACCCCTTCAGCACTATCTCTAGAACCTGATGCTACCCCAGTTACAGAATCTGTTGTTGAGACTGTCATAGAAGCTGCTGCTGAAGCAGTAACTGAAGTCATTGCAGACACTGTCCCTGTCAAAGCTGTTGCTGAAGTAGTGGACGCTATTGTTGAAACTGTAGCTGAAGTGGTCAGTGAAGCTGCTTCTACAGAAAAGCAGGATGCACTTGAAGGTATACACTACCATCACCACATTCCTTAAAAACTTACCTCAGCTACTAAATGAATAtgcatatttaatttaatttaaaggcCGAGAGAAATGCATTTTTTGCACTAAAACAGAATGGCAGTTTAATTCGACAAGGT contains:
- the si:ch211-140m22.7 gene encoding calphotin, encoding MAASLLRIGRLGSLKALQAESVSLLQKAPAVALSSKSGEGKKSKKSSKGKSTSKTYFDTETLIQHKSYPEVTKEAVMPAAAAAGTVSATAAAIRKQAAAAPTAEAITAPSPSETSPVAEVCPAAVETTPITEVASAQAAVEAAAPIAEVTAKDTPVAEAATEVASPVTEALGETAAAAGTSSAETSAAPTAEAAALVTETAPETLASASTTEAIPIAEASPEAVCPVTEAVVISEAAVNAPPTEATSEVTAETTTTADASAAAVEAAPKNVASEITAEAAPTEISPEFMTQVTPKEVFPEVTTEAAPTDVAQEIATEAAPTDVAQEIAAEAAPTDVAQEIAAEAAPTDVAQEIAAEAAPTDVAQEIAAEAAPTDVAQEIAAEAAPTDVAQEIAAEAAPTDVAQEIAAEAAPTDVAQEIAAEAFPTDVAQEIAAEAAPTDVAQEIAAEAAPTDIAPKVTVEAAPTDVAPKVTVEAAPTEAAPEVTVEAAPTEAAPEVTAQAGPTDLVPEVTITPSALSLEPDATPVTESVVETVIEAAAEAVTEVIADTVPVKAVAEVVDAIVETVAEVVSEAASTEKQDALEAGLDPIQKLFLDSIRSYSSMSTGTGGLIDADPEYHKALAMEITKLKRLYGGGDLESFPEFNFPEPKLDEVSTK